Proteins encoded together in one Alteribacter keqinensis window:
- a CDS encoding carbohydrate ABC transporter permease: protein MKNSAYTSLKKGYLLLLIPGLVLLMLFYVYPVLSAIYMSLTNWDGVSRTRDFIGISNYITILQDNRFLNALMFTVKYAFVSTILSNVIALAVAMALVKKIKFRNTFRAIFFVPAVLSLLIIGYIWKQIYYRVIPYLGDRLNIEALQMNMLGNQDTVFWALVVVTVWQGAAILIVIYMAGLQTIPEDIYESAAIDGASGLKKFFKITLPLIVPSITICLILAMKQHLMVYDYIVALTGGGPGFATESVTLLIYNLGFLNNRFGYGSAVAIVLFIFIIVVSVIQISILRKREVQL, encoded by the coding sequence ATGAAGAACAGCGCTTATACAAGCTTAAAAAAGGGGTACCTTCTTCTATTAATCCCAGGATTAGTTTTACTCATGTTATTTTATGTCTATCCAGTACTCAGTGCGATCTATATGAGTTTAACGAATTGGGATGGAGTGAGTAGGACGAGGGATTTCATAGGAATTAGCAATTACATCACGATCCTTCAAGATAATCGATTTTTAAATGCATTAATGTTCACTGTGAAATATGCATTTGTGTCTACCATTTTATCTAATGTAATCGCGTTAGCAGTTGCAATGGCATTGGTCAAGAAGATTAAATTTCGTAACACATTTCGCGCTATCTTTTTCGTGCCAGCCGTTTTAAGTCTCTTAATTATAGGGTACATTTGGAAGCAAATTTATTACCGCGTCATTCCTTATTTAGGTGATCGGTTAAATATTGAAGCCCTTCAAATGAATATGCTCGGCAATCAAGATACTGTGTTTTGGGCATTGGTCGTGGTTACTGTATGGCAGGGAGCGGCTATCTTAATTGTTATCTACATGGCTGGTCTTCAAACAATACCTGAAGATATCTATGAATCTGCAGCCATTGACGGAGCAAGTGGGCTAAAAAAGTTCTTTAAAATCACCCTTCCGTTGATTGTTCCTTCAATTACAATATGCCTTATTTTGGCGATGAAGCAGCATCTGATGGTCTATGACTACATTGTAGCATTGACGGGAGGCGGGCCTGGTTTTGCGACTGAATCAGTCACATTACTCATCTATAACCTGGGATTTTTAAATAACCGTTTTGGTTATGGGTCTGCAGTTGCCATCGTATTATTCATTTTCATCATTGTTGTTTCCGTTATTCAGATCAGTATTTTAAGAAAAAGAGAGGTGCAGTTGTAA
- a CDS encoding ABC transporter substrate-binding protein, producing the protein MKKSFSLLSVMGAALILAACNNTESPTEGAESDTTIEFFQVKAEAVNTFDTLIEQFEEENPGIKVEQNTVPDGMTVLTTRFSTGDVPDLFITYPVEQDYVLRANNDYLLDITDEDFTEKINPEIQDRYLVDDRMYGAALSLNANGVLYNKTIFNDHNLEVPETWDGLIEVMEELDANDVTPVIMGNQNVDQTSIFNLNFIAQQFDEDYWERFNNGEENVVGSSEWEEASEKMLEALQYAQRDHMGTDYDQGNDLFANGQGAMYFMGAWVLPTLRDMNDNFDEEFGYFPFPQTNNPEENVTISGVDVGLSIAADTDHPEETLKFVEFLIDEAQQFADMDGSFSAVEGVEVNDEVLQGLLPHVENGQIANWPNHYWAGGTAAEADFRGHTQNFFNHQNIDQYLEDLENMFESYRN; encoded by the coding sequence ATGAAAAAGAGTTTTTCGTTATTATCGGTTATGGGCGCCGCCCTTATTTTAGCTGCTTGTAACAATACTGAATCACCTACAGAAGGTGCGGAAAGTGACACTACAATTGAATTTTTCCAGGTAAAAGCTGAAGCAGTTAATACTTTTGACACGTTAATTGAACAATTTGAAGAAGAAAATCCAGGTATTAAAGTAGAGCAAAATACTGTTCCAGACGGGATGACTGTTTTAACAACACGTTTTTCGACAGGCGATGTCCCAGATCTTTTTATTACTTATCCTGTTGAGCAAGACTATGTATTGCGAGCAAACAACGATTACTTGTTGGATATCACAGATGAGGACTTTACAGAAAAGATTAATCCAGAAATTCAAGATAGATACCTTGTAGATGACAGGATGTACGGTGCTGCCTTATCTCTGAATGCCAATGGAGTATTGTATAATAAAACGATTTTTAATGACCACAACTTAGAGGTTCCAGAAACATGGGACGGACTTATTGAAGTAATGGAAGAGTTGGATGCGAATGATGTTACCCCAGTCATTATGGGTAATCAGAATGTTGACCAGACATCGATTTTTAATCTGAACTTTATTGCTCAACAATTCGATGAAGATTATTGGGAGCGCTTCAATAATGGTGAAGAAAATGTAGTTGGCAGCTCTGAGTGGGAAGAAGCGTCTGAAAAGATGTTAGAGGCTCTACAGTATGCTCAAAGAGATCATATGGGAACAGACTATGATCAAGGTAACGACTTATTTGCCAATGGTCAAGGAGCTATGTACTTTATGGGAGCTTGGGTACTGCCAACCCTTAGAGACATGAATGATAATTTTGATGAAGAGTTTGGTTACTTTCCATTCCCTCAAACGAATAACCCTGAGGAAAACGTTACAATTTCAGGGGTAGACGTAGGTTTATCCATTGCTGCTGACACAGATCATCCTGAAGAAACGTTAAAGTTTGTTGAGTTTTTAATTGATGAGGCCCAACAATTCGCTGATATGGATGGATCTTTTAGTGCAGTGGAAGGTGTGGAGGTCAATGATGAAGTCTTACAAGGACTACTTCCGCACGTAGAAAACGGTCAAATTGCAAACTGGCCAAATCATTATTGGGCAGGAGGGACTGCTGCAGAAGCAGACTTTCGTGGCCATACTCAAAATTTCTTTAATCATCAAAATATAGATCAATACTTGGAAGACTTAGAAAACATGTTTGAAAGCTATCGAAATTAA
- a CDS encoding sensor histidine kinase: MSIRKRFYLLFVFTIVVPLVLIGWISYEFSTNIYRDQISSHMLDTLDAIDLNVNATLSEVESFTEYVATSPSVYNYLTTEEWPSSLEKVNNESTISRLVFNNQNTFDFFILSKDNDPLYFLAAPEERFHDLEGSVFFEEVTKRRGGPYWIGPASEDLIEENSTFFTVGRSIIDPRTLEELGHFVLLVKPDILNPTTTLGSNSDSEWLIINEDDRVIHQSDPDKLTGPVDTRSLINTEGIYTDSDGREFLYAKESTFQDWTLVSMKSMESVNNILIPVRLFTIGIIVALFLLLVLFHRMFSQRLILFINTFNKGMTEAAGGDLNVRMEHYKEKEFTTLTTSFNDMVSQLRDMIKKVEEEQNKKQEAEFKVLQHQINPHFLYNTLESVNALASLQKTKEVQHLVTNLGKLLRISLKGPYEIELQEEIKHVCSYLEIQKIRHLNRFDYDVDVDQDVQNNNVLKLILQPIVENSIEHGKKHNSFNHISIQAKRKKNRIVMHVTDNGPGFTEDILLQLNNRHESSFTGIGLLNVHDRIRMYYSGNSGLIICSTEGKTTIQITIPIKGEV; the protein is encoded by the coding sequence GTGAGCATAAGAAAAAGATTTTATCTGTTGTTTGTTTTTACAATAGTAGTTCCTCTCGTTCTTATAGGCTGGATCTCATATGAGTTTTCAACGAATATCTATAGAGACCAAATTAGTAGTCATATGCTGGATACCTTGGATGCCATTGATTTAAATGTTAATGCTACCTTGAGTGAAGTTGAATCTTTTACTGAATATGTAGCTACCTCCCCATCCGTTTACAATTATTTAACTACTGAAGAATGGCCATCCTCGCTGGAAAAGGTAAACAATGAGAGTACCATTTCACGACTAGTGTTTAATAACCAAAATACATTCGATTTTTTTATTTTAAGCAAAGATAATGACCCTCTATATTTTCTGGCTGCTCCAGAAGAACGATTTCACGACCTGGAGGGGTCTGTTTTCTTTGAAGAAGTAACGAAAAGACGAGGGGGGCCATATTGGATTGGACCAGCGAGTGAAGATTTAATTGAAGAGAACAGTACCTTCTTCACTGTTGGAAGAAGTATTATTGATCCGCGAACGCTAGAGGAATTAGGTCATTTTGTTCTGTTAGTAAAGCCAGATATATTAAATCCAACCACAACTTTAGGCAGTAACAGTGATAGTGAGTGGTTGATAATTAATGAAGATGACCGAGTCATTCACCAAAGTGACCCTGATAAGTTAACTGGTCCTGTTGATACAAGATCTCTCATTAATACAGAAGGCATTTATACGGATAGCGACGGACGAGAATTTCTCTATGCAAAGGAATCAACATTTCAGGATTGGACACTGGTTTCCATGAAAAGTATGGAGAGTGTGAACAATATTTTAATTCCAGTGCGTTTATTTACAATTGGCATCATTGTGGCTTTATTTTTATTACTCGTATTGTTTCACCGTATGTTTTCGCAAAGGTTAATCCTATTTATTAATACCTTCAATAAAGGTATGACCGAAGCAGCTGGTGGAGACCTGAATGTACGTATGGAACATTATAAAGAAAAAGAGTTTACAACACTTACTACAAGTTTCAATGATATGGTTAGTCAGCTAAGAGATATGATAAAGAAAGTAGAAGAGGAACAAAACAAAAAACAGGAAGCCGAATTTAAGGTTCTCCAACATCAAATCAACCCTCATTTCTTATATAACACATTAGAGTCTGTTAATGCTTTGGCAAGCTTGCAAAAAACAAAGGAAGTTCAACACCTTGTTACAAACCTAGGTAAACTCCTTAGAATAAGCTTAAAAGGACCGTATGAAATCGAATTGCAAGAAGAAATAAAGCATGTATGCAGTTATTTGGAGATTCAGAAGATCAGACACTTGAATCGGTTTGATTATGACGTTGATGTTGATCAAGATGTACAAAATAACAACGTTCTGAAGCTCATTCTACAGCCGATTGTAGAAAACAGTATTGAACATGGTAAGAAGCACAATTCGTTTAACCATATTTCAATTCAGGCTAAAAGAAAGAAAAATCGAATCGTCATGCATGTTACTGACAATGGCCCTGGTTTTACTGAAGACATATTACTTCAGCTGAACAATCGTCATGAATCTTCTTTCACTGGAATCGGACTATTGAATGTACACGATCGAATTCGAATGTATTACTCAGGTAATAGTGGGCTGATCATTTGCAGTACCGAAGGCAAAACGACAATTCAGATCACTATTCCTATTAAAGGAGAGGTTTAA
- the paaX gene encoding phenylacetic acid degradation operon negative regulatory protein PaaX: MNTRSMIFTLYGDYIRHYGNEIWIGSLISLLKEFGHNEQSIRAAISRMNKQGWVQSRKEGNKSYYFLTERGVNRIEEAADRIFKLKNESWDGKWRMLMYTIPETKRNIRDELRKELVWSGFGTLSNSCWISPNPLDKQVDDLIKKYDISSYVHFFVSDYKGPRNNHQVIEECWNLSDINDRYQAFISTYSEKYIIDKNKIEKGEITDGECFVERTKLVHEYRKFLFVDPGLPEELLPKKWLGEYAASLFADYYKALAEPASRFFESVFREGNELTRRNKEYNAFSHPLMVND, encoded by the coding sequence ATGAATACACGATCAATGATATTTACCCTTTACGGTGATTATATCCGGCATTACGGAAACGAAATATGGATTGGCAGCCTGATTTCACTGCTCAAAGAATTCGGGCATAACGAACAGTCCATCCGGGCCGCTATATCGAGAATGAACAAACAGGGGTGGGTTCAGTCCCGTAAAGAAGGAAACAAAAGCTATTATTTCCTTACCGAGCGCGGTGTTAACCGGATTGAGGAAGCAGCGGACCGTATTTTTAAGCTTAAAAATGAAAGCTGGGATGGGAAATGGCGAATGCTTATGTATACGATCCCGGAAACAAAGCGAAATATTCGTGATGAGTTAAGAAAAGAACTCGTGTGGAGCGGGTTTGGTACGCTTTCCAACAGCTGCTGGATTTCCCCCAACCCTCTGGACAAGCAGGTGGACGACCTGATTAAGAAATACGATATTTCCAGCTACGTACACTTTTTTGTTTCTGACTATAAAGGACCGAGGAACAATCATCAGGTAATTGAGGAATGCTGGAACCTTAGTGATATCAATGACCGCTATCAGGCATTTATATCAACGTACAGTGAAAAGTACATTATTGATAAAAACAAGATTGAAAAAGGGGAAATTACAGACGGGGAATGCTTTGTTGAGCGGACGAAGCTCGTCCATGAGTACAGAAAATTCCTCTTCGTGGATCCGGGGCTTCCTGAAGAGCTCCTTCCGAAGAAATGGCTCGGTGAATACGCAGCCTCGTTATTTGCCGACTATTACAAGGCCCTCGCTGAGCCGGCAAGCCGTTTTTTCGAATCGGTATTCCGTGAAGGTAATGAACTGACCCGCAGAAACAAGGAATACAATGCTTTTTCACATCCGCTGATGGTGAACGATTAA
- a CDS encoding acetyl-CoA C-acetyltransferase: protein MKSVVIADAVRTPIGKYKGALKSVRPDDLGAVVIKALVERNRSVPADQIEEVVFGNANGAGEDNRNVARMSALLAGLPVETAGTTINRLCGSGLDAVNYAARAIMAGEGDIFIAGGTESMTRAPFVMAKPESDFPRGDLGMHDTTIGWRFVNDRMKEMYGTDSMPKTADNVAERFNVLREDQDRFAYNSQMKAKAAVQAGRFADEIVAVEYKDRKGNTITVDKDEHPRPEVTLEKMRMLRPLFENGTVTAGNASGVNDGASALLLMSREKAEEFGVEILGEYVTSAVAGLEPSIMGVGPIYSTRKALDRAGITVQDLGLVELNEAFAAQSLECMRQLELDEEIVNVNGGAIAFGHPLGASGARILTTLLHEMKRREADYGLATMCVGVGQGISTIVKRP, encoded by the coding sequence ATGAAGAGCGTCGTCATTGCAGATGCAGTCCGGACCCCGATAGGAAAGTACAAAGGGGCGTTAAAATCGGTTCGCCCCGATGACCTGGGAGCCGTTGTCATAAAAGCCCTGGTTGAGCGAAACAGAAGTGTTCCGGCTGATCAGATTGAGGAAGTGGTTTTCGGCAATGCAAATGGGGCAGGAGAAGACAACCGGAACGTGGCACGAATGAGTGCCCTCCTGGCGGGCCTCCCGGTAGAAACAGCAGGAACAACGATCAACCGTCTTTGCGGCTCAGGTCTTGATGCAGTCAACTATGCTGCGAGAGCAATTATGGCAGGAGAAGGAGACATCTTTATCGCCGGGGGAACCGAAAGCATGACCCGTGCGCCCTTTGTGATGGCTAAACCCGAAAGTGATTTTCCGAGAGGGGATCTCGGCATGCATGATACAACGATCGGCTGGCGTTTTGTAAACGACAGGATGAAAGAAATGTATGGAACGGATTCGATGCCAAAGACAGCCGACAACGTGGCAGAGAGATTTAACGTGCTGAGGGAAGACCAGGACCGGTTTGCGTACAACAGCCAGATGAAAGCGAAAGCGGCTGTGCAAGCAGGTCGGTTCGCAGATGAAATAGTAGCTGTGGAATATAAAGACCGTAAAGGAAATACGATTACCGTCGATAAAGATGAGCACCCGAGACCTGAAGTAACACTCGAAAAAATGAGAATGCTTCGTCCGTTATTTGAGAATGGGACGGTAACGGCAGGGAATGCTTCCGGTGTTAACGACGGCGCGTCTGCACTTCTTCTTATGAGCCGGGAAAAAGCAGAGGAGTTCGGAGTGGAGATCCTTGGTGAATACGTAACATCGGCTGTAGCTGGTCTTGAACCGTCGATTATGGGCGTCGGCCCCATTTATTCTACCCGCAAAGCGTTAGACAGAGCAGGGATTACTGTTCAGGATTTGGGACTCGTTGAGTTGAATGAAGCCTTTGCAGCGCAATCCCTTGAGTGTATGAGACAGCTTGAGCTGGATGAAGAAATTGTGAATGTGAACGGAGGAGCGATTGCGTTCGGACACCCACTTGGGGCAAGTGGAGCCCGGATACTGACTACACTCTTGCACGAAATGAAGAGGCGGGAGGCCGATTACGGTCTTGCAACGATGTGTGTAGGGGTTGGACAGGGGATCAGTACAATCGTGAAACGGCCATAA
- a CDS encoding phytoene desaturase family protein: MGQQRAVVIGGGLGGLSCAIRLAADGHDVTVLEKNDRAGGKLNQRSGQGFTFDTGPSILTMPWVLERLFKSAGKDISDYMTITRIEPGWRSFFEDGTTVDMVADIPQMLHELRSVNPDDAKKYFDYLQYAQDLYELCKKSFYKESISGLSELRQLHSLKELLGFDPMRTVAEGTSRYFKDKRLQQMFNFLLMYVGSSPYHAPAVLSQLAYVQLGIGVHYVEGGMYNIARGMLRLLEEQGVEVRTEAEVTGIQTEDGKATGVELADGEVVQGDLIVSNLEAIPAYRNLTQSPEAVKKSYELEKSFIPSVSGHVLLLGLNKKFPKLAHHNFFFANDMEQEFRQIYDQGVPADDPTVYVGISSKSDSSQAPEGKENLFVLTHVPALKDGESWEKYREAYREKVIAKLERQGLTGLREAVEFEYQFIPDDLRDLYGPNGGSIYGIAADKKKNGGFKIPSQSELYENLYFVGGSTHPGGGVPMVTLSGQLTADLIKKNLSKVNVKQ, translated from the coding sequence ATGGGACAACAGCGTGCAGTAGTAATTGGTGGAGGTTTGGGAGGTCTGTCATGTGCAATCAGGCTTGCAGCAGACGGGCATGACGTTACCGTACTTGAAAAGAATGATCGTGCCGGAGGAAAGCTGAACCAGCGTTCAGGACAGGGATTTACCTTTGATACAGGCCCGTCGATCCTGACGATGCCCTGGGTACTGGAGAGACTCTTCAAAAGTGCAGGAAAGGACATTTCCGACTACATGACGATTACACGGATCGAACCGGGCTGGCGTTCCTTTTTTGAAGATGGCACAACGGTGGACATGGTGGCAGATATACCTCAGATGCTACATGAATTGCGGTCGGTAAATCCTGACGATGCAAAGAAATACTTCGATTATTTGCAATACGCTCAAGATTTATATGAGCTTTGCAAAAAGAGCTTTTATAAGGAGAGTATCTCAGGTTTGTCTGAATTAAGACAGCTTCATTCCTTAAAGGAGCTTCTTGGCTTTGATCCGATGCGAACGGTTGCAGAAGGTACAAGCCGGTATTTTAAAGACAAGCGCCTTCAGCAGATGTTCAATTTCCTTCTGATGTATGTAGGCTCATCACCGTATCACGCACCGGCTGTTCTTTCCCAGCTTGCCTACGTACAGCTTGGAATCGGGGTTCATTACGTGGAAGGCGGGATGTACAATATTGCGCGGGGAATGCTTAGGCTCCTGGAAGAGCAGGGAGTGGAAGTGCGTACAGAGGCTGAAGTGACCGGCATTCAGACAGAAGACGGAAAAGCAACAGGTGTTGAGCTTGCGGACGGGGAGGTTGTCCAGGGAGATCTGATTGTTTCAAACCTGGAAGCAATCCCGGCTTACCGAAACCTGACACAGTCACCAGAGGCGGTAAAAAAATCCTACGAACTTGAGAAGTCGTTTATCCCTTCTGTTTCCGGTCACGTCCTTCTCCTTGGGCTAAATAAGAAGTTTCCGAAGCTTGCACATCATAACTTCTTTTTTGCCAATGACATGGAGCAGGAATTCAGGCAGATTTATGATCAGGGTGTGCCAGCTGATGATCCGACAGTATATGTTGGCATATCATCAAAGTCAGATTCGAGCCAGGCGCCTGAAGGAAAAGAGAATCTGTTTGTCCTCACTCATGTCCCTGCTCTTAAAGATGGGGAGTCATGGGAAAAGTACAGAGAAGCGTACCGTGAAAAGGTCATTGCCAAACTTGAGCGGCAGGGCCTTACCGGCTTAAGAGAAGCGGTTGAATTTGAATACCAGTTCATCCCCGATGATTTAAGAGACCTTTACGGGCCGAACGGCGGTTCCATCTACGGAATTGCTGCTGATAAGAAAAAGAACGGCGGATTTAAAATTCCGAGCCAGAGTGAGCTCTATGAAAATCTCTACTTTGTTGGCGGCTCCACCCACCCTGGCGGCGGGGTACCCATGGTGACCCTGAGCGGGCAGCTTACTGCTGACCTGATTAAAAAGAATCTTTCTAAGGTTAATGTAAAACAATAA
- a CDS encoding methyltransferase family protein gives MILDIAFFVITAIWLLEFVFFRDRKPSGGTKREKRSFYWIVAALVFTIGASVMSREASFLVFPETTGMHLTGLVVYALGVALRYWGILELGKMFSRDVAVESSVDLVSSGPYRKLRHPLYTAILLCVTGICLFMGSIIGLLSIAVTVVPALLARMIIEERMLAGELGNGYKSWCQKRYRFIPYLY, from the coding sequence GTGATCTTAGACATTGCATTTTTTGTTATAACAGCAATCTGGCTGTTGGAGTTTGTCTTCTTCCGGGACCGTAAGCCATCAGGCGGCACGAAAAGAGAAAAACGCTCCTTTTACTGGATTGTAGCGGCTCTTGTCTTTACCATTGGGGCCTCTGTTATGAGCCGGGAAGCATCTTTCCTTGTCTTTCCCGAAACAACCGGAATGCACTTGACCGGCCTTGTTGTTTACGCACTGGGTGTGGCTCTGAGGTACTGGGGGATTCTGGAGCTCGGGAAAATGTTTTCAAGAGATGTAGCCGTTGAATCAAGTGTGGATTTAGTCAGTTCGGGTCCGTACCGTAAGCTCAGGCACCCGTTGTATACAGCCATTCTTCTTTGCGTAACAGGGATTTGTCTGTTTATGGGCAGCATCATTGGTCTTCTGTCCATTGCGGTAACGGTCGTTCCCGCTCTTCTTGCTCGTATGATTATCGAGGAGCGTATGCTTGCCGGTGAACTCGGAAACGGATATAAATCCTGGTGCCAGAAGCGCTACCGGTTTATTCCTTATCTTTACTAA
- a CDS encoding 3-hydroxyacyl-CoA dehydrogenase: MNINNIAVIGSGVMGRGIAYVSAVGGYKTTLVDINAEALEGARRDIDGIFRKGVERNKISETDASDANDRLLYSSSMEEAVMQADLVIEAVPEKLEIKQQVFETLEEHAREHCFFATNTSTMSPTEIGSFTKRAEKTIAMHFFNPVQKMPLVEIIRGLETSDETVEVAKTVAERMGKETVIVNEFPGFVTSRISALVGNEAFYMLQEGVGTPEEIDRAIKLGLNYPMGPFELGDLVGLDTRLNNLTYLHETLGEKYRPCPLLVKYVKAGRLGKKTGKGVYDYSEQRDVVR; the protein is encoded by the coding sequence ATGAACATCAACAACATTGCCGTAATCGGTTCCGGTGTCATGGGCAGAGGTATTGCCTATGTAAGTGCCGTTGGAGGATATAAAACAACACTCGTGGATATTAACGCGGAGGCTCTTGAAGGAGCCCGCCGTGATATTGACGGGATCTTCCGGAAAGGCGTGGAACGGAACAAAATCTCTGAAACTGACGCATCAGACGCAAATGATCGACTTCTTTACAGTTCCAGCATGGAAGAAGCAGTGATGCAGGCTGATCTCGTAATCGAAGCGGTTCCGGAGAAGCTCGAGATCAAACAGCAGGTCTTTGAGACTCTGGAGGAGCATGCACGGGAACACTGTTTTTTTGCCACCAATACTTCCACAATGAGCCCGACAGAGATTGGTTCGTTTACGAAACGGGCGGAAAAAACCATTGCCATGCACTTTTTTAATCCTGTACAGAAAATGCCCCTGGTTGAAATTATCCGCGGTCTTGAAACGAGTGATGAGACAGTGGAAGTGGCTAAGACTGTCGCTGAACGGATGGGAAAAGAAACGGTTATTGTAAATGAATTTCCGGGATTTGTAACAAGCAGAATCAGTGCACTTGTGGGGAACGAAGCGTTTTACATGCTTCAGGAAGGTGTCGGAACGCCTGAGGAAATCGACCGCGCCATAAAGCTTGGCCTGAATTATCCGATGGGGCCATTTGAACTCGGGGACCTGGTGGGCCTTGATACCCGACTGAACAACCTCACCTATCTCCATGAAACCCTTGGGGAAAAGTACAGGCCATGCCCCCTTCTTGTGAAGTATGTGAAGGCGGGGCGTCTTGGGAAAAAGACCGGTAAAGGTGTGTATGACTATTCGGAACAAAGGGATGTGGTCAGATGA
- a CDS encoding response regulator transcription factor, whose translation MFKVMLVDDEELILESLKTTLPWKSLNCYVVGTATSGVEALELYEELKPDIVVTDIKMPDMSGIEFLKRISSKRTTDEVIVLSGFDEFEYVRDALHFKAFQYLLKPIDRDEFFTVIKKAITEIEAKVKIQKSTLKQLTLDLIFQKDIKDINLATDYPSYTLMITDKDKIGTIEEIHTKDEFVYIYPLGNEQKIYVSGGLSSREKIENIAIKYLEDKRVSAVAIGPTVNELKEITQSYESAIHYLSKKEFIDKPLITEGTFNEYQKKESETVNVVREAKKYVETHYDKPLTIEVVANRFGFNASYLSTLYKKVHKVTFSEHLKTIRINQACRLLAETNKPAYEIANLVGYEDQRYFSQVFKKVLHVTPSEYRRKYSNS comes from the coding sequence GTGTTTAAGGTAATGCTTGTTGATGATGAAGAATTGATCCTTGAGAGTTTAAAAACCACATTACCTTGGAAGTCTCTTAATTGTTATGTGGTAGGGACGGCAACTTCAGGTGTGGAAGCATTAGAACTTTATGAAGAACTAAAACCAGACATTGTTGTGACTGATATTAAGATGCCCGATATGAGTGGCATTGAGTTTCTAAAACGAATTTCTTCGAAGCGCACGACAGATGAAGTCATTGTATTAAGTGGTTTCGACGAGTTTGAATATGTTCGTGATGCTCTTCACTTTAAAGCATTTCAATACTTGTTAAAACCAATAGATCGGGATGAATTTTTTACTGTAATTAAAAAAGCAATAACTGAAATTGAAGCTAAGGTCAAAATTCAGAAATCTACACTTAAGCAATTGACATTAGATTTAATATTTCAAAAAGATATTAAAGATATAAATCTTGCGACTGATTATCCAAGCTATACCCTCATGATAACGGATAAAGATAAAATTGGAACGATTGAAGAGATACATACAAAAGATGAGTTTGTATATATTTATCCTCTTGGGAATGAACAGAAAATATATGTAAGTGGTGGACTTTCATCACGTGAAAAGATAGAAAACATTGCAATAAAATACCTTGAGGATAAACGGGTATCCGCGGTTGCAATTGGGCCAACCGTTAATGAATTAAAGGAGATCACTCAGTCGTATGAGAGTGCTATTCACTATTTAAGCAAAAAAGAGTTTATTGATAAGCCATTGATAACTGAAGGTACATTCAATGAATATCAAAAGAAAGAAAGTGAAACGGTAAATGTAGTTCGAGAGGCTAAGAAGTATGTCGAAACCCACTACGACAAGCCTTTAACCATAGAAGTCGTTGCTAATCGATTTGGGTTTAATGCCAGTTATTTAAGTACGTTGTATAAGAAGGTTCACAAAGTAACGTTTTCTGAACACCTTAAAACCATTCGTATTAATCAAGCCTGCAGGCTTCTAGCTGAAACAAATAAGCCAGCTTATGAGATAGCAAATTTAGTAGGGTATGAAGACCAAAGATACTTTAGTCAGGTATTCAAAAAAGTATTGCATGTAACCCCGAGTGAGTATAGAAGGAAGTATTCAAATTCATAA